In Phocoena phocoena chromosome 3, mPhoPho1.1, whole genome shotgun sequence, the DNA window TCTTACGGGCCTCCCTCATAATTCTAATGTACTCTAAAGTTAAGAAGCACAACTCTAAAATATTCCATTAATTACTAGCCTTTGGTCTTCTCTACCCAGAGCCAATCTCCTTTtgtcctccctctctctttctctctgtgaagGCAGTGAGAGCCACCATGAAAAGGACTTGCAAATGTCATGGCATCTCAGGGAGCTGTAGCATCCAGACATGCTGGCTGCAGCTGGCTAACTTCCGGGAGATGGGCAACTACCTAAAGGCCAAGTATGACCAGGCACTGAAAATTGAGATGGATAAGCGGCGGCTAAGGGCTGGGAACAGTGCCGAGGGCCACTGGGCACCCACTGAGGCCTTCCTTCCTAGTGCAGAAGCTGAGCTGATCTTTTTAGAGGAATCGCCTGATTACTGTACCCGCAACTCCAGCTTGGGCATCTATGGCACAGAGGGTCGGGAGTGTCTGCAGAACAGCCACAATACATCCAGGTGGGAGCAATGCAGCTGCGGGCGCTTGTGTACAGAGTGTGGCCTGCAGGTGGAAGAGAAGAGAACTGAGGCTATAAGCAGCTGTAACTGCAAATTCCAGTGGTGCTGCACGGTCAAGTGTGACCAGTGTAGGCATGTGGTGAGCAAGTACTACTGCACGCGCTCCCCAGGCAGTGCTTGGTCCCAGGGCAAGGGCAGCACACGATAGCACCCCACAGGAACTTACTTGCTCAGTTGCATGACAATGGAGGGGGGACACAGCTTTTCTCTGGGAGAGAAGAGATAAGAAAAACAATTGGAAAGTCACAGGGTTGATCTGTAGTCCTCTTGATATCTGCTGTACATGGGAAAACGGAGGCCTAAGATTATACAGCATGTTCCTGACAGAGCTGAAATGGGAATCTGGGCCTCCTAACTTGGGTAGACCCCATTTCATCTTTCCTACAAGTTACTTCCTGGTCTTTCTGCCTGTAATTTTGCAGTTTGCTGAAGGGGGAGTTTTGGTTTGGGGTCCATATCCAAAAAGACCTTCAAAGTACTTGCCCCTGGAGTTTCAGACCACGTCCAACCCAGCTGTATGGCTGAGAATCAGAGAATGGAAGCCAAAAATGAGAGTTCTGTCCAGAGTCCTGAAGGAGCAACCTTCCCCTACTCTGGCAAGCTCCAGAAAGACCAACTACAAGTTCATACAGATAAGTGGGGCAGAGGCTACATACCTGCCTAGAGAGAGGTATATAAAGTGTTGGGTTTTTTACCTCAATATGCACTTTTGAAAAGTTCACCCCACCCAACCCTGGGGAAACCAGTACCCAATATAACCTCATGACTTTTCCAGCTCAGAAACTATCTCTGGAGCCATGGAGAAGGGATGGTTACAGTAAGTGGACAGATGACTACAACTTACCTGCTCAAGGCCCCCCAAGAGGGATTTTCCCCCAAAGAGCTGTAGAACAACTCTCTTTTGTTATTTTCCCAGATTGGGAACTCATCTTCATTCTGCAATAAATGCttctagaatatatatttaattgagaccttttatttctctccttggAAACCTTAGGatcagaaagggaatgagaaaccCTGCCTCTATATCCCAATTATACACAAGGCTAAAAGGAGAAACTGGAAATATCCAACCCCCTTGATATCAGTGTTTGACAGATAATAAAATTGAGACCCAAGAACTGGCCTATAGGAAAAGAATCCAGATTTCTGAATttgtaaagtattattttaatgcAACCTAAGCAACTTGAGGAACAAGCAAGCCCTTCGAACTTGAATCATATTCAAAGTGTGTTTGCTCTCTTAACTTGGGCTTCCTGGGGTGTCTGTACACCAAGGACCTGGGCCCCAAGGCAAGAGACTAGGAAAGTTGTGGATTCTACCTTCCTCATTTACACTTCTACATCTTCTACTGGTAAGCTTTGGGGGAGGAGTAGTTTCCCATAAAGAGAGCCCTAGGGGCTCAACCACTGGTCTCCTAAATCTGAGCATCCTGGCCTTTGGAGTCTCCCCTCTCTGCAAAGGTCAAACACCCTGCAGGGGGGACGTATTTCaaatatgttgaataaacaagtaaaatgacTGGTCACCAAGAGTGGGGAAACATTCTTAgcttaatgttttaaattgaaaaacaatttaaatgttcaaCATCAGGGCAAACAAGTTAAGTCATggctatacaatggaatattagccattaaaataatattctgaaaaatatttagtaaCATGAAAAACATGCATGATATAATTAAGTGAATAAAGTAAATTACAAAACAGCATGTTCAGGATGAACCCAATTTcgttttaaaaataggaaaatattagcTATCATGTAATACCAAAGTTGAgtggtttgttttcctttttgtgtttttctgtatttttatatttgtctacaataaacaaatatttttgtcatcaaaaaaattaatagtaagttatttttttaatgtcagcaGGGAATAACtaatccatttttttgtttgtttgagtgaAAAGAAAGGTGAAATGTTCATTAAGGAAGTTGGCATCTCAGGAGAAAACATAAGCAGGCGCCTTGAAAGTCTACCCTGGTATCTATTACTTCTGTGCATTTAAAACTATCACAGATGCCAGAAGccagagataaagagaaatcCATAAAAATGCAGCCTATGTCAAGGAAATGGAAGATTTCCTCTACCTCCCTCCTTCTaaggaaggttaaaaaaaaaacactacagtTAGCAAcgaagaagtgtgtgtgtgtgtgtgtgtgtgtgtgtgtgtgtgtgtgtgtgtgtgtgtgtgatggtggtggtggtggcagtggtagaAGGGAGAATGGAAGAGATATCATCCAAGCACAAAAATTGTGGTGAAGCAATAGGCAaccaaaagaaaagattatttccCTGGggctcagacaaaaaaaaaaaaaattatctagctTGATGTTGAACCCTCAAAACCCTCAATAAACATAGACAATAAACACAGATGCCAAATTACTCATGAAACCTGAGTTGTAACACTGCCAAGGAACTGAACAAACTagacttttctctttattcataaCTGAATCTCCATCCAAAGACCCCAGGTATCTGATGCTTTGACATTTTCCCCAGGACCTTGTTGACATTCCCAAATAATCTTATGGGAGAACAATTGGGAATTCCATGAAAAGTTTGCCTACTTCCCCAAAAAGCTCATAGTCCCACTCCTCCCAAGCCTCTTCCAACCTCATTCATTTTACCCTCATGGCAATCAATCACATCAACCAATCTTCCCACATGGACCCTGGGCCAGAAACTAAAGGAATTTGGATTTCTCTGCATCCATCACCTTCCTGTCAAGGACTCATTCCAAGGCATTACAGTGGCATTCAGATTCATTAGTTACAACCCTACACTCCTTCCCTTTTGGCTCATCCTTAACAAGCTGGCTATCATTAAGGTGACAAAACAGTAAAAACCCCGTGTTTGATAGGTCCAGGGCCCAAGACAGGCAGGTTGGCAGCCACAATCTGATAGTAGATCTTGAAAAGCTGCTGAAAAAGGAATTGACTCAATGAGAGAAACCTGTCCATGAGCCTAGTCCCACTTCAGTAAATCCAGGCACTGATTCACATTGCCTGGAGAACAGAAGTCTGTATTTTCTCAGTCTATGCTTGCCAGGCCCCTACAaaactttttctcctcctcctccacctcatcttccttctcctttttcttcctgtctgATCTTTGCCGTGGGCAGAATTAAGAAAACCCTAAGGCCTATTCCCAGAGTTTCCCATGGTCCCCTGCCAGTCTCCTCAGGGCTTGCTGGTGGGTGATCACAAGGGTGGAAAGGGAGTAACTGAGGACCTACTAAGTGTCAGATGCTTAATATATACTATCTCCTTCAATCCTCAGAACAATCCAGTTAGAGTTACAATTATTCCCCTCTTACTACTGtggaaactgtggctcagagaagttaagcaccCAACCTAAAATTAAACACATGGAGGTAGATTTGAATTCGGACCTATTACCACATAAATCTATACTCTTCCTTTATACCACTTACACTCTGGGACCCCAGGGGTCTCTTGCGACATTCTCCAGCTGTCATGACAGCTTTGTagaatgactccatttatatgcagTGAAAGGtgtccttttcctccctcttctacaAGTAGAAGAGTCACATTTCTCAGCCCTTCTCCAGAAAGAAGAAACCTAACTTTTGACTTGCAAAGGCCTTCCTTAGAATGATAAAGCAGATAGCCTGGCTCCTGCTGACTTGGGAGGGCAGAATCCTGGTTCTCCAGGGGGTACTCAAAGAAAAAGGCTAACCATTGTGGTCTACATTAGAGGTCAAAGTTTCAAAGGAATGTCAAAAGAGGGGTGTTTATTTTAGAggctagaggaaaaaaatacaggaaagacagaaagacaaatttctAG includes these proteins:
- the WNT8A gene encoding protein Wnt-8a — encoded protein: MGDLFMLRVAVGICYATFSASAWSVNNFLITGPKAYLTYTTSVALGAQSGVEECKFQFAWERWNCPENALQLSTHNRLRSATRETSFIHAISSAGVMYTITKNCSMGDFENCGCDESKNGKTGGHGWIWGGCSDNVEFGERISKLFVDSLEKGKDARALMNLHNNRAGRLAVRATMKRTCKCHGISGSCSIQTCWLQLANFREMGNYLKAKYDQALKIEMDKRRLRAGNSAEGHWAPTEAFLPSAEAELIFLEESPDYCTRNSSLGIYGTEGRECLQNSHNTSRWEQCSCGRLCTECGLQVEEKRTEAISSCNCKFQWCCTVKCDQCRHVVSKYYCTRSPGSAWSQGKGSTR